Genomic window (Rossellomorea aquimaris):
CATAGTGAATTGATCGTTGGCGGGACGTTAGCCAATCGATTAGTAGAGCTTGCTGCATGTTGGGCTGTTATTTTACTGATAACAGGTCTTTATGTGTGGTGTCCGAGAAACAAATCATCGATTTGGGGTACAATCTTACCAAGGTTTAGACAAAAAGGGAGGACATTCTGGCGAGATATGCATGCAGTACCCGCGTTTTGGTTATCCCTATCCATATTGATCCTTATCTTGACTGGCCTGCCTTGGTCCGGTGTGATGGGTGAGCAAATCAACAGACTGGCTACTTCGACCGATACTGGATATCCGACATATGCTACAAGTTTTGGAGAAAAGCCTCAATCAGTAGTAAGAGCGAAAGACGTGGCAGAGGATGTACCTTGGGCATCGGAAAACATGACAGTACCATCTTCAACTACAGATGGATATGTTCCATTATCTTTAGATGATGCTACGTATATAGCAAGGAATGAAAGCATAGAAAAACCCTATACGATTTCTATGCCTCAAGGGGATATGGGTGTATACACCATCGCGACTTCTCATTCAAAACCCGGGGATAACGCGACTCTCCATGTGGATCAATACTCAGGTTCCATCTTAAGTGATGTACGCTTCAGTGAATATGGCATTATGGCTAAAGCCATCACAATGGGGATTGCCTTACATGAAGGCCGCTTATTTGGACTCGCAAACCAAATTATCGGTCTTATCATCTGTTTTGGGTTGATCGGAATGGTAGTAAGCTCACTTATCCTTTGGAGAAAACGCAAGCCAGAAAGTAAATCGGGGGCGCCAACCAAGTCTAAAGATAAAAAAATGACAAGAGCGGTCTTTATCATCATGATGGTGATGGGTGTCATCATGCCACTCGTTGGTATATCCATTATTATTGTGTTTTTACTCGATCGTTTTGTTATTCCACATAACAAACCAATAAAGTCCTGGTTAAATTAAGAATTAGGGAAGTGTTTATAATGAAGAAACTTATAACAGCTTTAGGAATCGGATTATTAATAGGATTGATATCAGCTTGTACTGGCAATTCTACCCCTTCTGCAAATGAATCAGAAATAGCTCAACTTGTGGAAGTGGATATCTCTTTACCAGAAAAAATATCACCTAATGAGGAAAGTGACTTAAAGGTTAAAGTAACCCAAGCAGGTGAGAGTATAGAAGATGCTGATGATATACAGTTTGAAGTATGGAAAATGAACGACAAAGAGGAAAGTGAAATGATTAAGGCAACCCATGAGAAAGGTGGGGTATATAGTATTAGAAAGACATTCAAGGAAGCCGGAATTTATTATGTTCAAACCCATGTAACGGCACGTGACATGCATGTGATGCCGAAGAAGCAATTTATTGTTGGTAACATTTCTAAAAAAGAGATGGAGAAAATCAAACAAATGGAAGAGGAAAGTGACCAGGAAGGTGAGAGCCGAGGGCATCATCACTAATAAGGAAAAGGACTTCAATCAATGAAGTCCTTTCTGTTATACAATATCATTTTAATGATTTTCTACTGCTTTATTTAATGATTGATAGATTTTCATACTTGAGATGTTTATACCCATCTGTACAAATTCGATGCTCATTTCTGGGCGCATACCTGATAAAACCGGTTCGATTCCCAATAATTTAAGGCTATCAATCAGTTTCATGATTCCTTGTTGGAACAATGGATTCACTTCATACACACCGGAAAGATCGATGATTAATTTATGGATGGATAGCTTTTTGCACTCGAGAAGGACATGCTCTGCCATCATTTCACCACGTACTTCATCCACTTGTCCAATGAGAGGCAAAACAGCTAAGTCGGAGAAGATGGGAACAACCGGAGTGGATAAAGACAAATATTTTTCTTCAGATATTTTCAGCTGTTCTTCTGCATGTTCACTATATGCTTCACAGAAAGCAGATATCATAGTGGTGAATGTGTGATCGATATCATTTGTGATTTGCAGGAGGATTTCTTTAGATATTGTTGCTTCATTGTGCAAAACGATATCTTCTAATATAACTTTTTTATATAAAGAGGATTTACTGATGGACATATGCAAAGGTACTCCTTGACCTGAAGCCAGTCTTCCAACTTCTTTTCCCCATTTACTTGATTTGTCTAAGTTATTTTTCCCCCTTAGCAAGCCTTCACCTATAAGTTCGATAAGCTGCTCAAAATAAGGCAGGCTTTCAGTTCTTCTTGCTTCCACGTAAATATTTGGATAAGCAGCTAAAAGATCTGAGAAAATGTTATTGGCGATTTCCTGCTTTCTCTCAATCAATTGATCCCCAATAGATGTAGTAATTGTATGGTGAGTCATTTTTCTCCTCCAGATGTATGTTTTTCCTTTATTATAAAGTATTATTATTTTTTAGTATAGGCTGGAAAGACTAGAATAATAGTATACCAGGTATATTGACAATATGATGTCATTACCTTATAATTTCATTAATTTAAAATATTTCCAATTAGACGATGAAGAGAAGATCATAATGAAGAAATTGATGTACAGAGAGCTCTATTAGCTGAAAAAGAGCCATCATGATCATTGTGGTAAAAGGCTTGGAGTTATGTATGAAGCTCTTTCAGGCAGTGAATACATCGGGTTCTCCCGTTATAGAGATAGGATATACGTTGTATCCGAAGAGGTTGGTATGGTGACATGCCGACAAACTGAGGTGGTACCGCGAAAAATAAACTCTCGTCCTCAAGAATTATTTCTTGAGAATGAGAGTTTTTTATTTTGATAAAAGGAGTGTTTTGTATGAACCCTGTATTACTTGAAATTCCAACAGTGTTAAAAACGGAAAGGTTAGAACTAAGAATGCCTCAGCCAGGTGATGGCAGAGCAGTGAATGCAGCCATTAATGCTTCTCTATCAGAATTAAAACCATGGTTAGGATTTGCACAAAATGACCCTTCAGTGGAAGATACGGAAACGAACACCCGTGAGGCTCACGCCAAGTTCCTGACAAGGGATAGTTTGAGGTATCTCATCTTCCGGAAAGATACAAATGAATTCGTCGGTTCAACAGGCTTTCACAACATTGATTGGAGTGTGCCGAAATTCGAAATCGGTTATTGGATTGATACAAGAATGAGTGGGCATGGTTACATGGTGGAAGCTGTTGGGAAATTGACCGATTTTGCTTTAACTGAATTAAAAGGAAAAAGAGTAGAGATCAGGTGTGAATCCACGAATGGGAGGAGCAGGGCGATTCCTGAAAGACTTGGCTATGTGCTGGAAGGGGTTTTGCGCAATGAGGATCTTTCGGTTGACGGGGAGAGGTTAACGGATACGTGTGTGTATGGGAAAGTCTAAATAGGTGATGTAGGGTCTTTATCCAGACCCTACATCACCTATGAATATGAAAAACTGGAAGACTGGATTACAGAAGAATTTATGGGAAACATTGCACTGGTGGAGGAGGAAGCGAATCCAACTCATATACATATAGCAATTTTTGAAGTAAGCACATGGCTTGATTGGATGAAAATACACCGGTTTCATAAACGTAATAAAGAATGCAGAATCATTCCTTTGCTGGAACCATCATTAATATAAGTATGGGATCCACCATTATATTGGAGTAGGGTCCATCTATCGAGAACCCCTTCTCCTTCATCATTCATATCGGGAAGCATATAAGCCAGGCGTACGTCACCATATGAGAGATTATTCCTTCGTTATTATGAAGAAATCACAAAGGACCAGCTGATTCAAAAATCTACGGACTATATAGCTCATTGTTGTACAGATAATCTTTCAATAAAACAAGTGGCTGAACAGATTAATTTTAGTGTACCGTATTTCAGCAGGATTTTTAAACAAGAAACAGGACTGGATTTTGTTGAATATGTCACCTTTGTTCGTCTTCAGCGTGCTGTGCGGCTTTTGCGTCATACCAACCATACAATTGAGTTTATTGCTGAAGAGCTTGGTTTCAATACACCCAATTATTTTAGTGGTACCTTTAAAAAATATGTTGGCCTTTCCCCAAGAGAATACAGAGGGACGGAAGAAATTATTTTTATTTAATAAGGCAGGTGACCAGACGATCTTTAGTGAACAAGCAGTTGGTTTGGGAATATTTTTTTCCCAGCGTATTAGTGAACTATATATGATCTAAAAGAGGAGGCGTTTCTCAATGAGAATCGCCTTTGTAATGAGTGACTCTTTAAGACTTAACCCAATCTTTCCTCAACAAACTATACGTTACAAGATCCTCATAGTGATCATATAACCATTGACCATCTCTGGTTACGCCTTCCTTTGTAAATCCTAATCGCTCTGGGATGCCAATGCTTTTTGTGTTGTTAACTGCACATTGAATTTCTACACGATTGAGCTCCATTTGAGTAAATAAATAGTTTAATAGGGAAGGGATTGCACGACTGATAATTCCATTTCCCTGTGCATCTTGAGAAAGAAAATATCCGATACTAGTGCTTTTTGTTTTCCAGTCTATATAATGGAGACCAATCATACCTACCAATTTCCCATGATAACGGATGCCTGCATCAAAACCGTTATTATCCGAGTAATTCCGGATCCAGATAGGAATGATCGGTTCGAAATCCTGAGGTGACTGGCGCTTGTCCACCCATAGCAACCACCTGCGAAGGTGCTCCCGGTTGGAATCAATTAGTTCATACAGTTCATCTTTGTGATGTTGTTGCAAGATCTCAATTGAAATATCTTCATTGACATTGAATGAAAACATTTGAACATCTCCTTGAAAATATTTTAGAAAATTATACCATGTTTATAAGTGGTTTCAATAATAATATTATTTTGTGAAAAAAAAAGTGAAATTATCTTATAATAGAAGAAATGGAGTTTTTTCTTGAAGGAGGTGGTGACATGGTAACGAAAACGATCTTACTAGAGTCCCAAGCGTCTCATGCAAAGCCTATTACTAGAAAGGCGATACTTTGCATGGGGCGGAATCAAACTTAATCGCCCTTAAAGTTCATTTCTAGTAAGTCGGCTTTGCACCTTATTTATTTAATTAGAAAATAAGGGGCTGACTGAAATGAAATATGTGAAAGCGGAGAGTGTTTTACCACAATCACTGCTTGTTGAAATCCAGAAATATGTACAGGGGGAAACCCTTTATATTCCTAAACCTAAAGTTAAATACCGAAAATGGGGCAGCCGTTCTGGAAGTAGAAAACAAATTGATGAACGAAATGTTAAGATCAAAGAGGCTTTTTTGAAAGGAAAGACAATTCAAGAATTAGCGGATCAGCATTACCTATCAACAGAAACCATTAAGAAAATAGTGTATAGAAAGCGCTGAAGTTTATGTCAGCGCTTTTTTATGTTTAGATTGATTCTTAACCAAACTCTACATATCTTTCTGCCATGTACCGGTATATAGTAAAAATAGGGTTGCACGGATTACCTGTGCTCCTTGACTCATCTTGAAAAGCCCATTTAAGATGATAATAATGACAAATGATTTTAGGAGCGATTAACATGGAACCATTTATTCGAAATGATCAATATAATTTCATAACGTATCAGACTCAAGTGCTGATCAATGGATATTCAACAGTGAATGATCTAGGTGTCCTTCAAGCCTTGAAAGGACTTGTTAAAGATAAGGTGACAAATTTGTTCGATGAACTGTCTCAGGCTCAACAGAAAATACTTGATCCAATCGGGAATATCAGGGACGCTGACCAGGCGGAGGATTATTTAATTGGATTAAAATCTTATGTAATTCCATTTCCAGCTGTATCTGATGCCTCATTGAAAAAATTATTCCCGAAAGTGAAAAAGCTAAAGACTCCCGATTGGGAAGATGTCGATTTCAGGGATCTCTCCTATTTAGGCTGGAATGATTACGGACAGGAGCGAAAATATATCGTCGCTGAGTATGAGGGTAAATTGAAAGGATTTAAAGGTACCTTCAAAAGCAGCAGCAAAAAAGGAATTTGCACGATTTGCAACACCTTTGGAAGCATCGGGTTTTACATGTCTGAATCGAAAACGTCATCTCACGGAACCTATGTGAAGAAAGGGAATTACATCTGCCAGGATAGTGATGAGTGTAATGAAAAACTGAAATACAGAGAGAAATTGGTTGATTTCATTCAAAGAATCAATCATTAGAAGGATGCGCCGAACCCGAATCTCGGCGTATTTTTATTGTATTTATACTATATTACGGAATTCCAATTCTTCTCAACACTTATAAATCCCTTGAAACATTACCATACTTTAAGTAGTATAGATAAGTAGAAAATTGTAGAGTTTTGAAATGAGGGTTTTAAATGGAAAAGAAATCCATATACGGATTAACATTAGATCAACTGACAACATGGCTGGTCGAGCACGGTCAAAAGAAATTCCGTGCGGCTCAAGTGTGGGATTGGTTATATAAAAAGAGAGTGACAAACTTTGCGGATATGAAGAATCTAAACGCTGACTGTGTCCAGTTGCTGGACGATCACTTCTATCTTCATACACTCACTCAAGAGGTTAAACAGGAATCTAAGGATGGTACAATTAAATTCCTGTTCAAGCTTGAAGATGGTAACTTAATTGAAACGGTTCTTATGCGATTCAATTATGGACTAAGTGTCTGTGTGACGACGCAGGTCGGGTGCAACATCGGTTGTACATTCTGTGCGAGTGGACTGCTGAAGAAGAACCGTGATCTTTCAAGCGGTGAAATCGTCGAACAGATCATGAACGTTCAACATCACTTGGACGAAGCAGGAAATGGAGAACGTGTCAGTCATATCGTCGTAATGGGGATCGGTGAACCATTCGATAACTACGATAACATGATGGACTTCTTCCGAGTGGTTAACGACCAAAAAGGTCTTTCCATCGGAGCTCGTCACATCACCGTTTCGACAAGTGGTCTGGCAGATAAGATTTATAAATTTGCCGACGAAAACATTCAAATCAATCTGGCTGTTTCCTTGCACGCACCAAATAACGAATTGCGTACAAAGATCATGAAGATCAATCGTGCATACCCTTTAGAGAAATTAATGCCGGCTATTGATTATTATTTGGAAAAAACAAATCGACGCATCACCTTTGAGTATATTTTATTGAGCGATGTGAACGATCATAAAGAAGAGGCTATACAGCTAGCCAAATTGTTAAAGAACAAGCGTCATCTTTCTTATGTGAACTTGATTCCTTATAATCCAGTTGACGAACACAACCAATATCAAAGAAGTACGAAAGAAGCGATTGTTGAATTCTACGGTACATTACTTGAACATGGAATCAACTGTGGAGTCCGTGTGGAACAAGGGACGGACATTGATGCAGCATGCGGTCAATTGAGAAGTAAGCAGATCAAGAAGGATAAGGTAAAATCTTAATACTTTTTAAATGGAGCACATGAATTCCGGGATGGGATTTGTGTGCTTTATTTGTTATGCAGGTTGAGAGCGACAGGGGAGTTTGAGTTCCATAATTTGCTAAAATACGCAATTATAATTAAATGTGGTGCAATTTCAGTTAATAATGTCGCAATGGTCATCTATAATGACGCAATCCCTATCTTTAACCACCTTATCATTGCTAAAGATGTACACAATTATCTAACTTTATCCCCTGAAGCTTTTGGAATACTGCAGTTTTAGCCTTTTTATACAAAAAAGAGATGCGTGACCACTTTTTCATGAAAACTGGCATCTTTTCTCGGAAGATTGTTCGATAAATGTTGAATTTAATATTTTGTAAGTATAGAATATTCAATAAGGAAGAAATTTTTGAAAAGAGGTGTTTCTAAATGGATGTGCTCCACATGAGCAGTCGAAAAAGAGAGACGTATGAGGTGAGGATCGAGGCTTCGCTTCTTTGGGAATGCGCTTTGGGTGTTGCTGCAGTCACGAATACGAGGTTAATTGATACATTAGAAAAACCAAAAGACTCATGGGACAGGCTAAAGAAATCTTTATCTGGACACTTGATAGAGGATTTGAAATTGGTTGAAAAGAAAAATACGTGGAAATCCCTTCTCCTTTTGTTGCATCAAAAAGAGTTTCGTGATTTATCTGATTTTATCACCTTTTTGGATGAGCTGGATGATGAGAAACTAAGATTTATCTGCATTCCATACACAGGAAATAAATTTCAAGATCTTCGAATACTTGCTTCAAAGGGAGATGTGTCATCGCGAAACAGATTGAAAAAGGAGACAGAGGATAACCCGTATTTTCCCGATTATATTGAGTTTATATGCACTACAAATGTTCACGATCTTCGTGATCACCTAAAGAGAGTCATGACCCTGTGGTATGAAGAGGTAATCATTCCAGAGCAAGAGAATCTATCTCAAATACTCGAAAGGGATAAACAGTCCAAGGAGAAGATGAGTGAAAATCTAAAGCCAGAGGCATTGGTAGAATGGGCAACAGGAGGTATCACATATCTTCCCGAACCGAGCGTACATACAGTTCTGCTGATCCCCCAGTCGATTTATCGCCCTTGGAACGTAGAAGGGGATGTTGAAGGAGTCAAGGTGTTTTATTACCCCGTAGCCAATGAAAGCATTTATCCGGATGATAAGGATATTCCAAGTTATTTTCTGATCCAGAAGCATAAAGCCCTTGGGGATGAAGCTCGCCTCCGAATGGTGAAATTGCTGAAGGGGTCAAATCGTACTCTCCAGGAGATCACGAATGAGCTGGACATGGGAAAATCGACGGTCCATCACCATTTGAAGATTCTCAGGTCCGCAAGGCTCGTCGAAACACAGGATGGGAAGTATCGCCTGAAAGAAAATGCGGTCCAATCTTTATCGAATGAATTGAAACAGTATTTAGCTGAGGATTAAAAGGGGTGTCCGGTATGGGAGAGCGTGGGGTCAGACTAAATCAAGTGGAAGATTTCCCGCATTTAAAGAAAAACTATTCTGTTTTCAGATTTATGGGGGGGAATCTGATTTCATTTTTCGGGGATCAAATCTATTTAATCGCGATTCCACTAATGGTATTAACGATCACTGGATCACCTGTGAGTATGGGGATTGTGGCGGCTCTTGAACGGCTGCCGATTCTATTGCTGCCCTTCGCAGGTATCATGTCAGATAAATTCAACCGGAAGCGCCTGCTCCTTTTATGCGATTTAGGGAGATGTTTACTTGTTGGTATAATTGGTTTTCTATTTATCATGGAGGTACTGGAGATGTGGGTGGTATATCCCGTTGTGTTTGGTATCGGATTATTAAGCCAAATATACAATACATCTCAATTTGCTTCTGTACCAAACCTGGTGAGAAGAGAAGATCTTCAAGCTGTGAATTCACTGAATTCCGGGGTGTTTAATTTGGCGGTTTTTTTAGCACCCGGTTTAGGAGGGTTAATCATCTCCTTTTTTAACCCGGGATTTGCCCTATTGGTGAACAGCGTCAGCTTCCTGGTATCATTTCTTGCCATTGCGAGTATTCGTATGAAGGTGAAGGAGAGGGTTTCATCTAGCTATTCCATATGGGAAGATATCAGGGAGGGATTCGTATTCGTCGCAAAGACTAAACCGATCTTATATACCAATCTTGCAATGATATGTTCTGTGTTCGGAACGACATTATTTCTCACATTATTGGTGTTTCACCTAAAAGATTTCCTCAATGTAAATACGGTCATGATTGGCGGGCTTTTATCAATGGGTGGAGTGGGTGCTATTCTCGGTGCTGTTACGTCAAATCTTTTTCGGAAGCGGTTTTCGTATCGGAGCATTTTATTTACGGCCTCTGTCATTGGAGGGCTTTCGATCCTGTGTTTCGGCTTGATAGAAACCTATTTTTGGCTTGTGATCATGAATGCAGTAGGGACCTTTTGTGCTTCGATGATGAGTCCATGCATCATTACGATCCGACAAACGCTGACGCCTGATCACTTATTGGGAAGGGTACAGGCCACTAGCCGCCTTATGACATGGGTATTCATGCCACTGGCCGCATTTCTTGCAGGAATACTGGCTGAAACAATAGGTACAGACCTGACCATCATGCTTGCTGGAGCCATCTCGACACTTGCTTCCATTCCCTATCTCCATCACAGTTTGAAAGATAAATAGAGGGACGGACCTCTCTCAATTCTGTTTTATGGTAGGATGGAAATGGAAACCATTTAGGTGAAGAGATTTGATTTATAATTACTGAAAGTCAATTCAAAGAGAAAGAGAAATAAAAAAGATCGCTTTTAACCGTTTTAATATAAAGTCGCATAAGAACCATTACAACTAAGAAAGGGGAGCAGAGGATGCAATCGAATCATTATGACATCACGATCATCGGAGCAGGAGTGAGCAGTGTGTTTCTCGCTTACACCTTGATGAAGCACAATGAACATATCTCCATTCACATGATTGATCTCGGCAAAAAGCTGAGTGAACGTACATGCGGTTTAGATGAAGGGCGCGTGTGTAAATGTGAAGGATTGTGCAGTAAATACATTGGTTTTGCCGGTCTTGGGAAATCAGAGGGAAAATTTAATTACACGAATGATTTCGGAGGGGAGCTTGGCAGGAAAATAGGTGACCAAACGACACTTGATTTGATGAAAGAAGTAGACGCTATTCTCTGTGAGTTTGGCGGTGACATCATCCCGTCCTATAGCACGAGAAATGATACACTTTCAAAACGAGCCAGAATGGTGGACGTGAAGGTTCTTTCAACCGAGGTACGTCATTTAGGAACACGTTTAGCGAGTGATATATTTCAAAGGATGTATGAAGTGCTCAAAAATCGCATTACGATTAGTTTCGAAACTCATGTTGAGACAATTTCAAAACATGATGCGGGCTTTCACTTAATATCTAATAGCGGTGACTTTAAGACGGAGAAATTAGTGATCGGTACAGGAATGAGCGGCAGCACATGGCTGAAAAAACAAGCAGCATCACTTGGACTTTTTCCAGGAAAGACACGTCTGGATATGGGGGTTCGGGTGGAAATGAAAGGGGATCAGCTTCAATCGATATTAGAAGATACGTTTGAAACGAAGCTGAAAATCGAAAGGGATTCATTTAGCGCGACGACTTATTGTATGAATCCGCGAGGGAGGATCATACGAAAACACCAACATGGACTCGTGATGCCAGACGGACAAAATGCCCGTGAAGAAGATATACCAAGTGCAAATTTGAACTTCAGTTTGTTCGTTCCACGTTATTTTAATTCCCATGGTGAGGCAATGGATTATGCAGTGAGCACTATAGGAGGGATTAATCAAGGAAAAGAGCGGATTGTCGTTCAGAGATTGGAAGATTTCAAATTACATAGGAATACAGAATCGCTAGAGAGGAATCTGATAGGTCCGTCCCTCAAAGCGGAATGTGGGAATCTTCGGGAAGAGGTTCCGGAATTATATAGTATTGCGCTTAAGGAATTTTTTGCTTCTTTGGAAAGACTTATTGGGAAACCGATACACCATGATACGCTTCTTTACGGTTTGGATGCGAAGTATTATGAACCTAAATTAGCGACGGATAAGAACTTTGAAACAGATGTGTCAAATCTGTATCTCATTGGTGACTGCTCGGGGGAAACCCATTCCTTATCGCAGGCAGCTGCAAGTGGTATTTATTTAGGGAAACATCTGGGGAAATAGGATTTTTACCAATTAATAATAAATTGGGAATAATTTGAAACCTTTCTGTTTGTTTTTTCGTATTAGTAGAAAAGAACAGGCAGAAAGGATTTTTTTATGGGGTTAAGAGTAGAAAAAAACGTTCTGGTATATGAAACCATTGTAGATAATCATCCAAAAAAGGAGATGAGTATGTACTCGCTCCTACGTTTATTGGGTATTTTTATTTTCGTTGGGTGGGGAGCCATATTCTTCACAGTCCCCCTGGATCTGAACCATAAATTCGAATGGGTTCAAGTGAAGGGCTTTTATGTAGATAGGCAAAAAACGATAGAATTCTTTCTATGTCTGATCACTGTTGGATTTATATATTTTGGGTTGCTATATTTATATTTTAAAAAAATGTGGGGAAAAACTTTTTTATTGATCTCTCTATTATGTCTCGGAGTAATCGATGGTCTCTTTTTTTTCCTTTCATTATAAACTTTTTATTCATAAATATAATCATTTTCTAATGAACGGGGGCAGCTCAAATTGAATTACTATGTCAACCTATTAATAACGATAATCATTCTAATTATTGGAACCGGTATGGCATTTTTCATTGACCAATTCAGCAAACAATTAGAAAAATTCATTTCTTCAAGGTACTTATCCTTTACGATCATCTTGATCCTCTTCACCTTAATGACTGGCGCTACGCTAATGACCAGCTCATTGGGAGGGTGGAGCATAATGGATACGGCTTTCATTTCCAGCCTTTGCTTTTTTGCACTGGGATGGCTCACCAATATTTCAAAACGAGCTGGAATTAATCAGGCATCAACGGCCGCTAAGTTCATCACAAAAAATCAATTTAAATAT
Coding sequences:
- a CDS encoding STAS domain-containing protein gives rise to the protein MTHHTITTSIGDQLIERKQEIANNIFSDLLAAYPNIYVEARRTESLPYFEQLIELIGEGLLRGKNNLDKSSKWGKEVGRLASGQGVPLHMSISKSSLYKKVILEDIVLHNEATISKEILLQITNDIDHTFTTMISAFCEAYSEHAEEQLKISEEKYLSLSTPVVPIFSDLAVLPLIGQVDEVRGEMMAEHVLLECKKLSIHKLIIDLSGVYEVNPLFQQGIMKLIDSLKLLGIEPVLSGMRPEMSIEFVQMGINISSMKIYQSLNKAVENH
- a CDS encoding GNAT family protein, yielding MFSFNVNEDISIEILQQHHKDELYELIDSNREHLRRWLLWVDKRQSPQDFEPIIPIWIRNYSDNNGFDAGIRYHGKLVGMIGLHYIDWKTKSTSIGYFLSQDAQGNGIISRAIPSLLNYLFTQMELNRVEIQCAVNNTKSIGIPERLGFTKEGVTRDGQWLYDHYEDLVTYSLLRKDWVKS
- a CDS encoding PepSY domain-containing protein, translating into METAKKLEYAPKQTKKQGKAALYQTVWRWHFYAGIIFAPFLIILALSGAVYLFKPQIESVLYKDVYFVQKESPSMISPSEQMAKVKEEAPDQIVTSMKVYDDPSRTTEFSVMNNGEMSSVYINPYTGDVAGSIKNDEKFTEIFKKLHSELIVGGTLANRLVELAACWAVILLITGLYVWCPRNKSSIWGTILPRFRQKGRTFWRDMHAVPAFWLSLSILILILTGLPWSGVMGEQINRLATSTDTGYPTYATSFGEKPQSVVRAKDVAEDVPWASENMTVPSSTTDGYVPLSLDDATYIARNESIEKPYTISMPQGDMGVYTIATSHSKPGDNATLHVDQYSGSILSDVRFSEYGIMAKAITMGIALHEGRLFGLANQIIGLIICFGLIGMVVSSLILWRKRKPESKSGAPTKSKDKKMTRAVFIIMMVMGVIMPLVGISIIIVFLLDRFVIPHNKPIKSWLN
- a CDS encoding MFS transporter, translating into MGERGVRLNQVEDFPHLKKNYSVFRFMGGNLISFFGDQIYLIAIPLMVLTITGSPVSMGIVAALERLPILLLPFAGIMSDKFNRKRLLLLCDLGRCLLVGIIGFLFIMEVLEMWVVYPVVFGIGLLSQIYNTSQFASVPNLVRREDLQAVNSLNSGVFNLAVFLAPGLGGLIISFFNPGFALLVNSVSFLVSFLAIASIRMKVKERVSSSYSIWEDIREGFVFVAKTKPILYTNLAMICSVFGTTLFLTLLVFHLKDFLNVNTVMIGGLLSMGGVGAILGAVTSNLFRKRFSYRSILFTASVIGGLSILCFGLIETYFWLVIMNAVGTFCASMMSPCIITIRQTLTPDHLLGRVQATSRLMTWVFMPLAAFLAGILAETIGTDLTIMLAGAISTLASIPYLHHSLKDK
- a CDS encoding GNAT family N-acetyltransferase; the encoded protein is MNPVLLEIPTVLKTERLELRMPQPGDGRAVNAAINASLSELKPWLGFAQNDPSVEDTETNTREAHAKFLTRDSLRYLIFRKDTNEFVGSTGFHNIDWSVPKFEIGYWIDTRMSGHGYMVEAVGKLTDFALTELKGKRVEIRCESTNGRSRAIPERLGYVLEGVLRNEDLSVDGERLTDTCVYGKV
- a CDS encoding metalloregulator ArsR/SmtB family transcription factor; amino-acid sequence: MDVLHMSSRKRETYEVRIEASLLWECALGVAAVTNTRLIDTLEKPKDSWDRLKKSLSGHLIEDLKLVEKKNTWKSLLLLLHQKEFRDLSDFITFLDELDDEKLRFICIPYTGNKFQDLRILASKGDVSSRNRLKKETEDNPYFPDYIEFICTTNVHDLRDHLKRVMTLWYEEVIIPEQENLSQILERDKQSKEKMSENLKPEALVEWATGGITYLPEPSVHTVLLIPQSIYRPWNVEGDVEGVKVFYYPVANESIYPDDKDIPSYFLIQKHKALGDEARLRMVKLLKGSNRTLQEITNELDMGKSTVHHHLKILRSARLVETQDGKYRLKENAVQSLSNELKQYLAED
- the rlmN gene encoding 23S rRNA (adenine(2503)-C(2))-methyltransferase RlmN; the protein is MEKKSIYGLTLDQLTTWLVEHGQKKFRAAQVWDWLYKKRVTNFADMKNLNADCVQLLDDHFYLHTLTQEVKQESKDGTIKFLFKLEDGNLIETVLMRFNYGLSVCVTTQVGCNIGCTFCASGLLKKNRDLSSGEIVEQIMNVQHHLDEAGNGERVSHIVVMGIGEPFDNYDNMMDFFRVVNDQKGLSIGARHITVSTSGLADKIYKFADENIQINLAVSLHAPNNELRTKIMKINRAYPLEKLMPAIDYYLEKTNRRITFEYILLSDVNDHKEEAIQLAKLLKNKRHLSYVNLIPYNPVDEHNQYQRSTKEAIVEFYGTLLEHGINCGVRVEQGTDIDAACGQLRSKQIKKDKVKS
- a CDS encoding CD3324 family protein — its product is MKYVKAESVLPQSLLVEIQKYVQGETLYIPKPKVKYRKWGSRSGSRKQIDERNVKIKEAFLKGKTIQELADQHYLSTETIKKIVYRKR
- a CDS encoding FusB/FusC family EF-G-binding protein, whose protein sequence is MEPFIRNDQYNFITYQTQVLINGYSTVNDLGVLQALKGLVKDKVTNLFDELSQAQQKILDPIGNIRDADQAEDYLIGLKSYVIPFPAVSDASLKKLFPKVKKLKTPDWEDVDFRDLSYLGWNDYGQERKYIVAEYEGKLKGFKGTFKSSSKKGICTICNTFGSIGFYMSESKTSSHGTYVKKGNYICQDSDECNEKLKYREKLVDFIQRINH
- a CDS encoding helix-turn-helix transcriptional regulator produces the protein MAHCCTDNLSIKQVAEQINFSVPYFSRIFKQETGLDFVEYVTFVRLQRAVRLLRHTNHTIEFIAEELGFNTPNYFSGTFKKYVGLSPREYRGTEEIIFI
- a CDS encoding FixH family protein translates to MKKLITALGIGLLIGLISACTGNSTPSANESEIAQLVEVDISLPEKISPNEESDLKVKVTQAGESIEDADDIQFEVWKMNDKEESEMIKATHEKGGVYSIRKTFKEAGIYYVQTHVTARDMHVMPKKQFIVGNISKKEMEKIKQMEEESDQEGESRGHHH